GTTCTCCTTGAAACGACCCTGTCCACGGCGTGCCTGAATCAGGGCCCGTCGGGTGGTCTCGGGGATGCTATCGCTGTGGGCGATCCGGTCTTGCAGCCGGTCCTCCCACTCGACGAGTGCGAGCGGGTCCGCGATCAGCGACCCGGCTTCGCACACGGAGTGCTGGTCGAGAAGGGAAAGCAGGGCCGGTTCGGCAAGTTCGAGGAGACGGCGGGCGAGCGGATGGGAAATCTCGGAGAGGTAGGCGCCCTGGTTGCCGCGTCCCCCCGGCTGGATCGGCGAGTACTTTTCGGGCAATAGCGGGGCGACCTGCGGAGCGACCCGAGCGATCCGGAGCGGGCGTTCAAACCGTCGGAAAGCAACGTCCACACGCCAGCCGCGCTGGTCCCACGCCTCGCCGACTTTTCCGAACTCGTCCGGCCGGGGGCACGAGTAACATGGAAGCTTGGCGACGCCGACCGCCTGCAGGTGGGCCTCTGCGAACGAGAAGATGAGATCCTCACGCTGGACCTCGCGAAGCGTCTCGTAGAAGTGATTGCGGGAGCCATCCCTCTTCCGCTTGGGACACCAGAT
The Verrucomicrobiia bacterium DNA segment above includes these coding regions:
- a CDS encoding HNH endonuclease, whose translation is MRFWWVNHKQTFAEEFGGQYIWCPKRKRDGSRNHFYETLREVQREDLIFSFAEAHLQAVGVAKLPCYSCPRPDEFGKVGEAWDQRGWRVDVAFRRFERPLRIARVAPQVAPLLPEKYSPIQPGGRGNQGAYLSEISHPLARRLLELAEPALLSLLDQHSVCEAGSLIADPLALVEWEDRLQDRIAHSDSIPETTRRALIQARRGQGRFKENVARFEAQCRITGVFNPVHLVASHIKPWRESNNEERLVGSNGLLLTPTIDHLFDRGFISFEDEGNVLVSPVADAESLTRMGLAVDRPVLTGPFSSDQRHFLDYHRKEIFLKSAG